A genomic stretch from Bacterioplanes sanyensis includes:
- a CDS encoding transglycosylase SLT domain-containing protein: MRTWLVLLMTALLAACSTPQPRNINDVCDIYDEYYDWYNASKEVKERYGIPEPVTMAFIHQESKFIDDSRPPRKWYLWIIPGPRPSSAYGYAQALDSTWEEYQRLTGNWSADRDDFEDAVDFVGWYNRRTIQRTGIKPHDAYRLYLAYHEGAGGYLRGSYKNKGWLIQVAKKVQRRANAYQRQLNACREDLDDGWFWRSLFGQSAEAPIAAIAVPVGPGM, encoded by the coding sequence ATGAGAACTTGGCTGGTACTGCTAATGACGGCGCTACTGGCCGCTTGCTCGACACCGCAGCCGCGCAATATCAACGATGTGTGCGACATTTACGATGAATACTACGACTGGTACAACGCCTCAAAAGAAGTCAAGGAGCGCTACGGCATACCGGAACCTGTGACCATGGCGTTTATTCACCAGGAATCGAAGTTTATCGACGACAGTCGCCCGCCGCGCAAATGGTACTTGTGGATCATCCCAGGCCCTAGGCCTTCATCGGCGTATGGTTATGCCCAGGCACTGGATAGCACGTGGGAAGAGTACCAGCGCTTAACCGGTAACTGGAGCGCCGATCGCGACGACTTTGAAGACGCAGTTGATTTTGTCGGCTGGTATAACCGTCGCACTATTCAGCGCACGGGCATTAAGCCGCACGATGCCTACCGCTTGTATTTGGCCTATCACGAAGGCGCGGGTGGCTATTTGCGCGGCAGCTACAAAAACAAGGGCTGGCTTATCCAGGTGGCGAAGAAAGTTCAGCGCCGCGCCAATGCTTACCAACGCCAATTAAACGCCTGTCGCGAAGACTTGGACGACGGCTGGTTTTGGCGCTCACTGTTCGGCCAATCCGCTGAGGCGCCCATTGCAGCCATCGCGGTCCCTGTCGGCCCAGGCATGTAA
- a CDS encoding PAS domain S-box protein — protein MEGLLLASALLVLIGGVGYWWLNRQSPPFAWFSDQDSDSLFWHSPDPMLVVNQRGHIERANLSAHQMLGYAVNTLDGESLSLLVPEGARLHHDSLVGLFFSSSGQQRMRNRIRVCHADGHSVSAEIHLALAQLKGKPYALATIRDTSRLDDGERELRKWEKRYERLFEQRTIGLAIVSLGGHFIAVNDSLCSILCHARETLMTLGFQDITHPDDLRRDVEQLRQLIEGDGNSYCIEKRYMRGDGQVIWAQLTVNLVRDERGKPDYFISNVIDVSQRKWAAQLLEESEQKFRTIAETIGSVVWMATPGADTILFVNKAYERVWGRSREILYDNPQAMTDAVLEEDRATLLAAIGQHRQGAWEVRYRIRNADGHIRYIHDVGHGIEGEDGQLKYLIGLATDVTEQVEAQQVVEQALERERAASVALQEQLRRDSLTGCLNRQALYEELEVQWNLYQRHQTPSTILFIDLNDFKKINDSHGHVAGDQALLLLSERLRQIIRVSDSLARFAGDEFVVVLPQTTVPEAKSVVDKIRREVLTFDTASGCTVAVPFSIGLAYVGYPDVTGPNTWISVADQAMYLDKSRYRSSSADD, from the coding sequence ATGGAAGGATTGTTACTAGCATCGGCACTGTTGGTGCTGATTGGAGGAGTGGGGTATTGGTGGTTAAACCGCCAGTCGCCGCCATTCGCTTGGTTCTCCGACCAAGATAGTGACAGTCTGTTTTGGCACAGCCCTGACCCTATGCTGGTGGTGAATCAGCGTGGTCACATCGAGCGGGCAAATCTGTCCGCCCATCAAATGCTCGGTTATGCCGTTAATACCCTTGATGGAGAGAGTTTGTCATTGCTGGTGCCGGAAGGTGCTCGGCTGCACCACGACTCCCTGGTGGGGCTGTTTTTCTCTTCATCGGGCCAGCAGCGCATGCGCAATCGCATTCGTGTCTGCCATGCCGATGGGCACAGTGTGTCCGCCGAAATACACTTGGCTTTGGCGCAGTTAAAAGGCAAGCCTTACGCTCTGGCCACCATTCGCGATACCAGCCGCCTAGACGACGGTGAGCGTGAACTGCGCAAATGGGAAAAACGTTACGAACGATTGTTTGAGCAGCGCACCATTGGTCTGGCAATTGTAAGCCTTGGCGGGCATTTTATTGCCGTCAACGACAGCCTCTGCTCGATTCTTTGTCATGCCCGCGAAACCCTGATGACGCTCGGATTTCAGGACATCACCCACCCCGATGATTTACGCCGTGATGTTGAGCAGCTGCGTCAGTTGATCGAAGGCGACGGCAACAGTTACTGCATAGAAAAGCGCTATATGCGTGGTGACGGTCAAGTCATTTGGGCGCAGCTAACGGTCAATCTGGTACGCGATGAACGCGGCAAACCGGACTATTTTATTTCCAATGTCATCGATGTCTCGCAGCGCAAATGGGCGGCACAACTGCTGGAAGAGTCGGAGCAAAAATTTCGCACCATTGCCGAAACCATCGGCTCGGTAGTGTGGATGGCAACGCCGGGCGCCGACACCATTTTGTTTGTTAACAAAGCGTATGAGCGAGTGTGGGGGCGCAGCCGCGAAATTTTGTACGACAACCCACAAGCAATGACCGATGCGGTATTGGAGGAGGATCGCGCGACGTTATTGGCGGCTATCGGCCAGCACCGCCAAGGGGCTTGGGAAGTTCGCTACCGGATTCGCAATGCCGATGGTCACATTCGCTATATACACGACGTCGGCCACGGTATTGAAGGCGAAGATGGTCAGCTCAAGTACCTGATTGGCTTAGCCACCGACGTGACCGAGCAAGTAGAAGCACAGCAGGTGGTCGAGCAGGCGTTGGAGCGCGAGCGCGCTGCCAGTGTGGCGCTGCAGGAGCAGCTGCGCAGAGACTCGCTGACCGGGTGTTTAAATCGCCAGGCGCTGTACGAAGAGCTGGAAGTGCAATGGAATCTCTATCAACGCCATCAAACACCCAGCACCATTTTATTCATCGACCTAAATGACTTTAAGAAAATCAACGACAGCCACGGCCATGTCGCTGGCGATCAGGCGCTGTTGTTATTGTCCGAGCGACTGCGGCAGATTATTCGCGTCAGTGATTCTCTGGCGCGCTTTGCCGGAGATGAGTTTGTGGTGGTGTTACCCCAGACCACGGTGCCGGAGGCGAAAAGCGTGGTAGATAAAATTCGCCGCGAGGTGCTGACGTTTGATACTGCCAGTGGTTGTACCGTGGCGGTGCCGTTTAGCATCGGCTTGGCGTATGTCGGTTATCCCGATGTCACCGGGCCAAATACCTGGATCAGCGTTGCTGATCAGGCCATGTATTTGGACAAAAGCCGCTATCGCAGCTCGTCTGCCGATGACTAG
- the trmA gene encoding tRNA (uridine(54)-C5)-methyltransferase TrmA — MYPIYQHNVEPERYEALLRSKADTLAAQLAPFAAPELEVHASSPAGFRLRAEFRLWHDGDRCFYAMHAPGDKTTTYEVTSFPIAAPLIQRLMPQLLDAIHASDVLRQRLFQVEFLTTLSGDALITLIYHKALTDEWQQHAEQLQQELGVAVIGRSRKQKRVLSRDYVTETLQVDGQSYQYRQIEGGFTQPNGEMNQHMLSWARDCSEGIGGDLLELYCGNGNFSIALANCFERVLATEIAKTSVHAAQANIRDNQVNNLDIIRLSSEEFVQALRGEREFRRLEGIDLGSYDFRTVLVDPPRAGLDEESVRQIQAYDQIIYISCNPQTLADNLQTLTATHRIERAALFDQFPYTHHTEAGVLLRRK, encoded by the coding sequence ATGTACCCGATTTACCAGCACAATGTTGAACCCGAGCGCTACGAGGCGCTGCTGCGCAGCAAAGCCGACACATTGGCGGCGCAACTGGCACCGTTTGCCGCACCTGAGTTAGAGGTACACGCCAGCTCACCGGCGGGGTTTCGCCTGCGCGCTGAGTTTCGTTTGTGGCACGATGGCGATCGCTGTTTTTACGCCATGCACGCCCCGGGCGACAAAACCACCACCTACGAAGTCACTTCGTTTCCCATCGCTGCGCCATTAATTCAACGCCTGATGCCGCAGTTGTTGGACGCTATCCACGCAAGCGACGTGTTGCGCCAGCGTTTATTTCAGGTGGAGTTTTTAACCACCCTGAGCGGTGATGCGCTGATCACCCTGATTTACCACAAAGCCCTAACCGACGAATGGCAACAGCACGCCGAGCAACTGCAGCAAGAGTTGGGCGTCGCCGTCATTGGCCGCTCGCGTAAACAAAAGCGCGTTCTAAGCCGCGACTACGTGACCGAAACACTGCAGGTGGACGGCCAGTCGTATCAGTACCGGCAAATCGAGGGCGGATTTACCCAGCCCAACGGCGAGATGAATCAGCACATGCTGAGCTGGGCGCGCGATTGTAGCGAGGGCATTGGGGGTGATTTGCTGGAGCTGTATTGCGGCAACGGCAATTTCTCCATTGCATTAGCCAATTGCTTTGAGCGCGTATTAGCAACGGAAATCGCCAAAACCTCGGTGCATGCGGCACAGGCCAACATTCGTGACAACCAAGTCAACAACCTCGACATCATTCGCTTATCCAGCGAAGAGTTCGTCCAGGCCCTGCGCGGCGAGCGTGAGTTCCGGCGCTTAGAAGGCATCGACCTAGGCAGTTACGACTTTCGCACTGTGCTGGTCGACCCACCACGGGCCGGCCTAGACGAGGAGTCCGTGCGCCAGATTCAGGCCTACGACCAGATCATTTATATTTCCTGTAACCCGCAGACACTGGCCGACAACTTGCAAACTCTGACCGCCACTCACCGTATTGAGCGCGCGGCCTTGTTTGATCAATTCCCCTACACCCACCACACCGAAGCTGGCGTGCTGCTGCGCCGCAAGTGA
- a CDS encoding Lrp/AsnC family transcriptional regulator, with protein sequence MESLDRIDRQILNCLQRDGQLTAQDIADRVGLSPSPCARRIRRLQHDGWIKRYRAELDRERLQLDITVFVHVRLSQHQDAIIDQFEQTVGDMAEVISCHTVSGAFDYLLQVVARDLRHYESWVRRLQKLPNVNTIDSSFAIREVKAGGPLPL encoded by the coding sequence ATGGAATCACTCGACCGCATTGATCGACAAATACTCAACTGCTTGCAGCGCGACGGGCAGCTCACGGCACAAGACATTGCCGACCGTGTTGGCCTGTCGCCCTCGCCCTGCGCCAGGCGTATCCGACGACTGCAGCACGATGGCTGGATCAAACGCTACCGCGCCGAGCTGGATCGAGAGCGCCTGCAACTGGACATCACCGTCTTTGTGCACGTGCGTCTGAGTCAGCATCAAGACGCCATCATTGACCAGTTTGAGCAAACGGTGGGAGATATGGCCGAGGTGATCAGTTGTCATACCGTATCCGGCGCTTTTGATTATTTACTGCAAGTGGTGGCGCGCGATTTACGTCACTATGAATCCTGGGTGCGACGGCTGCAAAAGCTGCCTAACGTCAACACCATCGACAGCAGTTTCGCGATTCGTGAAGTCAAAGCCGGAGGCCCATTGCCGTTGTAG